The genomic stretch TTTCAGCCTCGCTCAAACGCTCTGCCATCGCGGGATCGTCACGGACGGAGACAGACAGCTCCTCTAGGGCGGCAAAGGTCTCGGCCGAACCTTTTTCATAGGGTTCCAGATAGCGTTCTTGACCCGCCAACTCATAGCCGCGCAGACCTGCCTCCATCTCAAACGCCGCTGCGTTGAGGGTCGCAACCTGGTCCATAATTTGCTGCGAATGATCGACCTTATGAGAGGTCGCTTCCATCCGTTGCAGATCATAAACCGCCAATGCGCCTACTGCAGCAATGAGAGCCAAAGGAAACAATGCCACAGACATGACCTTTGTTTTGGTCTTCGCATTGGCAGGAGAAAATCTCCGCAATCTCTTCGCAGAACTAGCAACCATCGTTTCATCCCGTGTGAATCAATATGGGATTCACGATCAGATAAAAGAATTACGATAGTCTTATTTACCGCAAGGGTTGTGAAGATATTTTTCCATTACGAAATTAGCATGAGCCCAAAATCCGAAACATCAAACAGTTCTATTATTTTAAAACAAAAAAGGGCCGCCCAAAAGGCGACCCCGTAATACTCAAAAGGATTGAGTTTATTCTTCTTCCAGCGCCTCGACAGCTTTTTGAAGTTCCTCTTTGGAGACTTCTTTTTCAGCGACAGTGGCCTGATCAAACAGGTGGTCGATGACTTTGTCTTCAAACAAAGGCGCGCGCAGCTGCTGCTGCATCTGAGCGTTCTGCTGGATGAATTCAAAGAACTGACGTTCCTGACCTGGGTACTGACGGGCCTGTGCCATGATGGCCTGGGTCATTTCCGCATCGGTCACTTCGACCTCGGCTTTTTGGCCCAGCTCTGCCAGCAGCAGGCCGAGGCGAACGCGACGCTCAGCCAGGGCGGTGTGCTCTTCGGTGGTTTCGATTTCGCCGTGATCGTGGCCTTCGACCTCTGGGTGATCCTCGTGCCACAGCTGATGCGAGATCTGCTTGGCTTCGGCTTCGACCAGCGATGGGGGCAGATCAAAGGAGACCAGCTCGTCCAGTTTGTCCAGGGTGGCGCGTTTCATCACAGCACGGGCTGCACCGGCATATTCAGATTCGAGACGCTCGCGGATCTGACCCTTCAGAGCCTCCAGATCTTCGGCGCCGAATTTCTTGGCCATCTCGTCGTTGATCTCGGCCGCTTTAGGCGCCTTGACCTCTTTGATGGTGCAAGAGAACACGGCTTCTTTGCCCGCCAGGTGCTCGGCCTGATACTCTTCGGGGAAGGTCACGGAGACGTCTTTTTCGTCGCCAGCCTTGACGCCAACCAGCTGCTCTTCAAAGCCGGGGATGAAGGAATTGGAGCCCAGAACCAGTGGGTAATCGTCAGCCGCACCGCCTTCAAAGGCTTCGCCGTCAACCTTGCCCAGGAAGTCGATGACAACCTGGTCGCCGTCCTCAGAAGCCGCTGCTTCATCGCGGGCTTCGAATTCCTGGGCGTTTTCAGCCAGGTTTTCCAGCGCTTCGGTGACAGCTTCGTCTTCGGCTTTCACAACCAGCTTTTCAAGGGTCACACCAGACAGGTCGACCTCAGGAATTTCTGGCAGCGCTTCATAGGACATATCAACGGCAACGTCGTCGCCTTCTTTCCAATCTTCATTGGTCATCTTGACGTCGGGCTGCATCGCGGGACGGTCACCGGTTTTTTCGAAGTGCTCGTTCATGGCACCATCGATGGTTTCCTGCATGGCTTCGCCGATCATGCGCTGGCCAAACTGCTTTTTCAGCAGCGCCATAGGCACCTTGCCTTTGCGGAAACCTTTCATTTCGATTTCCGGCTGGGCTTCGACCAGCTTTTCATTGACCTTGGCGTCCAGCTCGGCCGCCGTAACCGTGATGGCGTAGCCGCGTTTCAGACCTTCGTTCAGCGTCTCGGTGACCTGCATGTTATACCCCATAGAGATTCGGAGCGCGTGCGCAGGCACCGCCCCCAGACAATTTGTGGCCTTCTATTGTTACTGGCGGCGCGGTGCAAGAGCCATTGCCGGTTTCCCCCTCTCAAAGGCGCAATTCGTTAGGAATTTTTTTATCTTCCCACAAAAAAACACGCCCCCAGGAAGGGGACGTGCGTGTTGTTTTGAAAACCGAGCTGAAGACCCGAGGGGAAAATCTGTCTTCAGAACTTCCAGCGCGCGCCGGCCAGGATCACATTTGCATCCTGATAGGCGGTGGCTGAAGTATCCGCGTAGGAGTAATCGCGGTAGGCAATGTAGGTTTCCACGTTGAAACGGTCGATTTTTTGAACCGCAGCAATCCCCCAGGATTCAGAGGAATCGCCTGCTGTTACCTGATCGGAGCCATCATAGTAATCCACCGAGAAGGAGGTTTTGCCTGCAGCGATGAGATCAGCGGAATAGCCCAGCTTGGCATAGGTGTAGGTGCCAGCGATATCGCGTTCACCCGCAGCCAACGCCAGGGAGATACCTGTGTCTTTGTGCAAAAGCGCAACAGAGCCGGAGATGTCACGGCTGTCCTGTTTGCCGGTTTCCTCGGTCCAGGCCGCAGCAAGCCCTGCGTCCAGAGCAAAGGCGCCCAGCTCATCATTGCTGTAGCGAACCGCAATGTCGTAGGTTTCGCGGTCGTTGTTGGTTTTCAAAATATCGGTCCCGTAGGAAGCCGAGAAGGTGAAACCGCCATAGTTGGTGCTGTCATAGCGCACACGACCCAGACGCGGACCGTCGTATGTCGCAGTAACATCGCCCACGGACACGCCGGTCAGGTTACCGGCACCATCGCGGAACAGGTAACCACCGCCGATGTCAGCGATCGACGCGTTGGCGCCAAGACCGGTTCCAGAGTAGTCTGCGCCGGTGATGCCGTCAGAGGCCATCGAACCCTGACCAGCCGAGAAGGTACCGTATTTTGCGGTTTCAAACTGCAGATCAACGTGACGCAGGTTGGTGCGGCTCCAGCTGGTAACATCCCCTTTGGAGGTCTGGTCAGTGCCATCGGAGGCACGGAAACCAAAGGCCGTTTCGAAACGGAACTTCAGGGTGTTCTCGCCAAAGGCTTGTTCAACCCAGAAACCGATCCGCGAGTTCGACGAGGAGTTGTCAGACAGGCGGTTGTACTCTTCGACGCCATCGTCGAAAGACTGGAAGGATGGGTTAAACTGACCATACCAGCGGAAGCTACCGCCGTTGTCATTGGTGTAGGTGGGGCCCGCAAATGCCGGGGCTGCGAGCAAAGCTGCGGTAACAGCCGCGCTGCTGCGCAATACGAATTTGGTGCTCATGGATCTAGAGTCTCCTGGTTGAACGTATGTGGCCCGTACTCCCCCCATCCCAGGGATCCGTTCCTCGCCTGACATATAACAATCAGTTTTTTTGGCGCGCAGTCTTGAAATTAATTTCGCTTTGCCAGGGGACAGAAATTGGCAATATTTTGCTTTCTTGCCAATATATTCGGTCACTTTTTGCAAATGCCAAACACAGTTAAGTGAACTATGTCACTTAGCGCCTGCGCTCAGAACAAAGCAGCATTGCGCCCAGCGAGACGCACTGTGATTTGATAAGTCTTTTTTCGCCGATCACGGAATCGTTTTGTTTTCCCACAACGGTAAGTGCCCCGTTTCTTTGGCCCTGCGCTGCGCTTTATTTCAGCCGGTTCAGGCAAAAAAACATCAACCGTCCTTTGGATCCGGTTTCGACAGGATCTCTGCCACCGCCGCCAATCTGGCATTTGCACAGGCCCGCCCCTGGGCTTCGGCAATGATCGCTTTGGCAAGGGCGCCTTCCGTGCGTGGCAGCGGGCCTTGATATCCGGCACAGGGGCGCAACAGGTCGGGCGGTACCGGATGCGGGGCGAGAATGACCCTAGGGGCGGGTTTGGTACAGGCGCTCAGCAGTATGGCCAAGCAGAGGTGACAAAGGCGCATCCTGGCCCTCCATCCGTTGCAGATCATTGGCAATCCCAGACCAGCGCCGCGCCGCGTCTTCGGCACGGGCCAAATGGGCGCGGTGAATGCGCGCGGCCTCTTGTGCGCGGTCCAGCTCAATCAGGGCCGTGGACAACTGTCTTTGCAGCTGTCCCAGTTCAGCACTCAGCCGGGTTCGCTCCTGCATTAGCCGCCCGCCCCACAGGACCAGTAACGCGCCCCCCAGTGCCACCGCCAGAACAGGCAGATTGCGCAGCAGCCAGACCAGGGTCATCTGGCGTCTTTCAGAGCTGCATGGCACATTTCCATTTCCGAAAACCGTCGCCGGGTCAGGCCACGCCAGACCTTGCCACCTGCCCGGTTCCAGCGCGGCAACTCATTGCAGGCCCCCTCCAGGTCCCCGGCATTTGCAAGCCGGAGCAAGGTTGATTGGCAAGCCGCCCTGGCCCCCACATTGTAGGTCCAGGACACCAGGGCAATCTTCATACCCAGCGGCACTGTCACCTTAAGACAGCGATCCAACGCGGCCTCATAGGACAGAATTTCAGCCGCCAGCAACTGGTCGCATTCTGCCTTGCTGTAGCGGTCGCCAGGCGCCACCTGCTGGGTTTTGCCGTAACAGACGGTCCAGACACCAACCACATCGCGGTAGGCCTCCTGGCGCAGCCCTTCCCAACCGCCGATAAAGGCAAGGGCAGTGGAGAGCGCAATACCGCTGCCCGCGATGATCCCCAAACTGCGGTTCCGCATCGCCCCCGCCTCACTGCGACGAAACTCTCTCAGATCCGCAAGCCCCGCCTGAAACACAATCCGCGCCGGAATCGCCAAGGTCTGAAACACCGCCGAGGCCACCGCAAAGTAGACAGGCGACCAACGGGTCATGTCCGGGCTGAGTGTGGCAAAGAAAAACCCAATGAGCGCCACCAGACCAGCCAGAATAAACCAGACGCTCGCAGCTCTGGTGAGCACAGCTCGCCAATTGAAAATGAGCTTCATCCGTTTCCTCCACAAAAATCCAGGTCAGTGACCGGACACTTTAGGGAGCGGGGTTTGAGAGGAGGTAAGCCCTGCGTACGCTGCAAGACGGAGCCAAGACCGGGCCCAAACGGGGCCATGACGGGGCGCATATGCCGCAAGACCAACAGGCGCCCAAGGCAAGAGGCCCGGCCCCAATTCCTGCTGCACGCCCCCAGACCCAAGTCCAAGCAATCCGTGCAGAACAAATCCTGGTCTGGAAAGGGTGCTCAAAAATCGGCAAACAGGTTTTTGTTTCAGTATCCCCAGTGGGTCATTTCAGGCTATGGTGCGTAAAGACAACATAAAAACGGCTCCCCATGACAGACGACATGAGCACTGAAATCCCTGTCACCTATCGCCAAGGCGTTCGCAAAACGCTACGGGCGGTTATTGACCTACTGGCGATCATTGCCGGCCTGGTGGCGGTGGTGAACCTCTTTCGCCTGGGCCAATTTAGCCCCGCCTTTATTGTTACCACCCTACTTCTTGTCTCTCTCAGTATTCTTCCGGCTATTTTCCTGCGTAAGAGCAAATACCTGGCTCTGAGTGGGGGCCTGACCGTTGCCGGGCTTGTCGTCACCAACTTTTTCAGCATGACACACCTTGGGTTGGGTGCGGCAGCCATCTTGGCCTTCCCCTTTTACATGGCTCTCTGTGCGGCCATGTTCAGCCGAAAATTGTCACTCTTGCTCCTGGGGGCCCTCGGCTGCGCCATTGCGCTTATTGCCTATCTGTTTGTCACAGGGGTCCTGGTCTCCCCCGATCCCAAGGTCGCGGAATGGAATCGGGGGGCAGGAAACTGGGTGGTCCTGCTCGTCGCGCTTATGGCCACCAACCTGTTGATCATTACGCTGGTGTCCAATCTCAGTCGCTACTGGAAAGAGACCCAAAATGAGGCAACCGACAAGTCCCAGCAGTTTGAAACCCTGGTCGACTATGCCCCGGACGCCATTGTGATTTATGACATCGAGAAAAACCATTTCATCTTGGCCAATGCCCGGGCGGCAGAGTTCTTTGGTTACGACAGAGACAAATTGGTGCGCGGACTTACCCTGGTGGAACTTAGTCCAGAAAAGCAACCTTCAGGCGAGGAAAGCTCAACACAAGCCCAGCAACACCTACAGGCTGCCCTTAACGGCGAGAGCCCCATTTTCCATTGGCGTCACCTCAAGGCTTCCGGGGAGGAAATCGACTGTGAAATTTCTCTAACCCGTATGCCGCCCTTTCGGCAAAAACTCATCCGGGCCAATATCGCCGATATTTCCAAACGGCTGGCGGATCAAAAGCAACGTGAAGATTTGCAATCACAGCTGGCCGCCTCGCAACGGCTTGAAACCATTGGCCAACTGACAGGAGGGGTGGCACATGATTTCAACAATCTTCTCGCCGTCATCCTGGGCAACCTTGAGTTGCTGCAAGAGGAACCAGACCCCCAAAAGCAGGCAGATTACATAGCCTCCTGTATCGGTGCCACCATGCGCGGGGCGGACTTGACAAGAAGCATGTTGAGCTACGCCCGGCGCACGCCCCTACAGCCGGAGGTGTTGGACCTCAACAAGCTGGTACTGGAAACAAAAAACTGGGCAGGACGCACCCTGCCCTCGCATATTGAGATTGAAACCTCACTTTTGGCACGGCTTTGGAATGTCGAAGTGGACCCCGGCCTTGCCGAAAGCGCCCTGCTGAACCTGATCCTGAACGCCCGCGATGCAATGACGGACAGTGGCAAACTGACCATCGAGACCTCAAATGTCAGGATTGACCACACCTATCAGGACAGTCGCAACGAAGTCCTGAAACCAGGGCGCTATGTGATGATTGCCGTATCCGACACCGGAGACGGCATAGACGCCGAGATCCTGGACAATATCTTTGACCCGTTTTTCACCACAAAATCTTCCGGCGAGGGCTCAGGCCTGGGGCTTTCCATGGTTCTCGGCTTTATGCGCCAATCAGAAGGCACCGCCCAAGTCTATTCAGAGCCTGGCGTTGGCACCACTTTCAAGCTCTATTTCCCTGCCATGGCCCCCGACCCGCGCAAAGCCCCGGCCCATAGCGCAACTGCCGAGGCTGCGACACTCCAGGGCAAACGCATTTTGCTCGCCGAGGATGAGGAAGAAGTGCTGCTGGTTCTGAAATCCATTCTGGAAAAGGCCGGGTATTCTGTGACCACTGCCGCCAGCGGGGATGAGGCCAAAGAGATCTTTGAAGTCGATCAGGAATTTGATCTGCTGCTCACGGATATTGTCATGCCGGGTCAGCTGAAAGGAACCGCCCTGGCGACTGCGCTGCGTGCCATCAATCCCGACCTCCCGGTTGTCTTTATGTCTGGCTACGCGGCCGAGGCCACTGTGCATGGAAACGGCCTGCGCCCAGAAGACATCCGGCTGATGAAACCCATCATGCGCAGTGACTTGCTGGCAGCAATTTCAAAAGCCCTTGGGACAGCTCAGCCGACAGTTCAGCCAGAACCGTAAATTGCTGCAAAATTCTGGGGCGCGTCTCTAGGCCCCTGAACAATCCGCCAAGGCATCCTGCAACACCGCAAGCACCGCCGCTTCGGGCACTTCGGCGGTCACAAAAGCATCGCCAATGCTGCGCGCCAGAATAAAGCGCAGCTGACCATCCACCACCTTTTTGTCTTGCCCCATCAGATCCAGCAGTGTCTGCGCATCCGGCAGAGTACCTGCAATATCCGACAGATCCGTTTTCATCCCCATGGCTTTCAGATGTGCGCGCACCCGGCTTGGGTCTTCCTGGCTGCACAGGCCCAACCGGGCAGAAAGCTCAAACGCCAGCGCACAGCCAATGGCAACGCCTTCCCCATGCAGCAGCCGGTCGGAATAGCCGGTGGCCGCTTCCAGCGCGTGGCCAAAGGTGTGGCCCAGGTTCAACAGAGCGCGATCGCCCTGTTCGGTTTCGTCACGCACCACGATATCGGCCTTCATCTGCACCGAACGGGCGACAGCCTCTACCCGAGCAGCCATATCGCCGGAGGCCAGTTTGGGCCCCATGTCT from Phaeobacter sp. G2 encodes the following:
- the tig gene encoding trigger factor; the protein is MQVTETLNEGLKRGYAITVTAAELDAKVNEKLVEAQPEIEMKGFRKGKVPMALLKKQFGQRMIGEAMQETIDGAMNEHFEKTGDRPAMQPDVKMTNEDWKEGDDVAVDMSYEALPEIPEVDLSGVTLEKLVVKAEDEAVTEALENLAENAQEFEARDEAAASEDGDQVVIDFLGKVDGEAFEGGAADDYPLVLGSNSFIPGFEEQLVGVKAGDEKDVSVTFPEEYQAEHLAGKEAVFSCTIKEVKAPKAAEINDEMAKKFGAEDLEALKGQIRERLESEYAGAARAVMKRATLDKLDELVSFDLPPSLVEAEAKQISHQLWHEDHPEVEGHDHGEIETTEEHTALAERRVRLGLLLAELGQKAEVEVTDAEMTQAIMAQARQYPGQERQFFEFIQQNAQMQQQLRAPLFEDKVIDHLFDQATVAEKEVSKEELQKAVEALEEE
- a CDS encoding porin, which produces MSTKFVLRSSAAVTAALLAAPAFAGPTYTNDNGGSFRWYGQFNPSFQSFDDGVEEYNRLSDNSSSNSRIGFWVEQAFGENTLKFRFETAFGFRASDGTDQTSKGDVTSWSRTNLRHVDLQFETAKYGTFSAGQGSMASDGITGADYSGTGLGANASIADIGGGYLFRDGAGNLTGVSVGDVTATYDGPRLGRVRYDSTNYGGFTFSASYGTDILKTNNDRETYDIAVRYSNDELGAFALDAGLAAAWTEETGKQDSRDISGSVALLHKDTGISLALAAGERDIAGTYTYAKLGYSADLIAAGKTSFSVDYYDGSDQVTAGDSSESWGIAAVQKIDRFNVETYIAYRDYSYADTSATAYQDANVILAGARWKF
- a CDS encoding lysozyme yields the protein MKLIFNWRAVLTRAASVWFILAGLVALIGFFFATLSPDMTRWSPVYFAVASAVFQTLAIPARIVFQAGLADLREFRRSEAGAMRNRSLGIIAGSGIALSTALAFIGGWEGLRQEAYRDVVGVWTVCYGKTQQVAPGDRYSKAECDQLLAAEILSYEAALDRCLKVTVPLGMKIALVSWTYNVGARAACQSTLLRLANAGDLEGACNELPRWNRAGGKVWRGLTRRRFSEMEMCHAALKDAR
- a CDS encoding ATP-binding protein → MSTEIPVTYRQGVRKTLRAVIDLLAIIAGLVAVVNLFRLGQFSPAFIVTTLLLVSLSILPAIFLRKSKYLALSGGLTVAGLVVTNFFSMTHLGLGAAAILAFPFYMALCAAMFSRKLSLLLLGALGCAIALIAYLFVTGVLVSPDPKVAEWNRGAGNWVVLLVALMATNLLIITLVSNLSRYWKETQNEATDKSQQFETLVDYAPDAIVIYDIEKNHFILANARAAEFFGYDRDKLVRGLTLVELSPEKQPSGEESSTQAQQHLQAALNGESPIFHWRHLKASGEEIDCEISLTRMPPFRQKLIRANIADISKRLADQKQREDLQSQLAASQRLETIGQLTGGVAHDFNNLLAVILGNLELLQEEPDPQKQADYIASCIGATMRGADLTRSMLSYARRTPLQPEVLDLNKLVLETKNWAGRTLPSHIEIETSLLARLWNVEVDPGLAESALLNLILNARDAMTDSGKLTIETSNVRIDHTYQDSRNEVLKPGRYVMIAVSDTGDGIDAEILDNIFDPFFTTKSSGEGSGLGLSMVLGFMRQSEGTAQVYSEPGVGTTFKLYFPAMAPDPRKAPAHSATAEAATLQGKRILLAEDEEEVLLVLKSILEKAGYSVTTAASGDEAKEIFEVDQEFDLLLTDIVMPGQLKGTALATALRAINPDLPVVFMSGYAAEATVHGNGLRPEDIRLMKPIMRSDLLAAISKALGTAQPTVQPEP